TGTCTCACTAGAGGCTCTGCAATTTTTCCCGTGACTAAGAGAATTTTCATGGTTTGGTATTGGAGATAAATATATTTAGAGATTTTGCTTAAACATCCTTCCCGCCTGAAAGCCTCACCCTTCACAGTAGAAAGGAGGTAAATGTTTAGAATATTTACTTGATAATATCCTAGAAAAATGTTCAATATAGAGGGAAAGCTATTAAATATGGTGTGGACTTATTCGGATTTAGGTGTAAACATCATGATTAGGGTTGAGGGACTCTCTAAAAAGTTTGGGGAGAAGATTGTACTTGATAAAATTAGTTTTAGTGTCAATGATGGTGAGATTTATGGATTATTGGGACCAAATGGAAGTGGAAAGTCCACAACAATGAAAATTCTTGTTGGGATACTAAAGCCAACTGCGGGAAAAGTGGATATTAATGGAATTGACCCCTCGAGAGATCCAATAAAGGTTAAAGAAATCTCGGGCTATGTTCCAGAAACACCTGTTCTATATGAGAGCTTAACCCCTGCAGAATTTTTCAACTTCATTGCTAGTATTAGGGGGATCCCTGAAAATGTCTTGGAAGAAAGGGTCAACTATCTTGTTGAAGCGTTTGGAATTGAAGAATACCTTGACCAGTTTATTGGAACTCTCAGTTTTGGGACCCAACAGAAGATTTCATTAATCTCTGCTTTGCTTCATGATCCTCAGGTGCTGATTCTCGATGAGGCCATGAATGGTCTTGACCCTAAGAGTGCCAGGATCTTAAGAGAGCTCTTACTTGAGTTTAAAAGGGAGGGAAAAAGTATAATCTTTTCTACCCATATTTTGCCTTTGGCAGAGATGATATGTGATAGAATTGGGTTGATATATAGAGGAGGGCTTATTGTAGAGGGGACAATAGAGGAGTTGAAGGAGAAGGCTCATGAGGAGAATCTTGAAGACATATTCCTTAAGCTTACAGAGAGCAAGGAGGAGATTTACAATATAGTTCAGGCTTTAAAAGGAGCATTATAGGTGATTTTTATGATCGGCACTCTTTATCGTGAACTTCATTATCAAATAGCTAAAAGGAATCCTCTCATTGCAAACGATGAAAAGCAGTTTAAAAAAGCTATCAAAAATGCAATGAGTATTAAGCGTGGCGTTGGGATACAAATTTTAGGTTTTTTGCCTTTTGGGCTCATAATGGCTTCTACTTTTATTTTCACAAGCGAGAAGATAGTTCTTGCTTCATTGATGGTCTCTCTATCCCTTCTTCCCTTTATTTTTGCTATGTACGTGACTGCGATTCAAACTTCGTATATTCTCTCAGTTGGAATTTTTGAACCTTTGAAGTATCTTCCAGTGAGACTTGGGTCAAAATACCTTAGTGGGCTTTTATTGCTTGAGATTTTCCCAGCTTTGGCCACAGTGCTCCCAAGCGTCTTCGTCTTAATGGTAAAGTATCCATACGCAGGAGTACTTGGGGTCTTTTGGGTATTTATGGGCCTCTTTTTAGGTCACACATTAGGACTCATTGCGGTAAACTTTTTCTCTCTTAAAATTCAGCATAGGGCCGGGAAGGGGCAGTCCATTAGAAACATTGCAAGAATTGTGCTTTTCTTCCTCTTTATAGGCATGTTCATGGTGATGAACTACCTTCAGTATTATATACGGGATCATTCAGAAGAGGTTGCGAGAATAGTTGGAAAATATTTTATTGCATATCCTTTTTCAGTAGCCTCTATTTTTGATCCATTAAGGAGTCTTGTTCTTCTTGGTACATATTTCTCTGTATTTGGATTCCTCTATTATTTGACTCTTAGAAGTGTATGGGGTAAGATACTAGAGCCTGCCGTGGTTTCGGAAAAACACATCGTGACTAAATTTAAAGCAAAGACCACGAATAAAATCTTTGCCGTAGTCTTCAAGGATTTTAAGGTATTTTTACGAAAGCCTGCAATGCTCGTTGCATTCTTGTTTCCAATTTATATACTTTTTCCAACGCTTATCTCCTCCTTTAGAGAGGGACATCTTAGCCTAGTGGAAGTTCTTCCTCTTCTCTTTATGATTGGCCTCTTTTCTGTTCCTGGCGCTGATGCAGTTCTCAAAGTTGAAGGGAAAGCCTTGGACTTTTTAAGGACACTTCCCCTGAAAAAGAGAGAATTTGTAGTTGGAAAAGTTTTATCTATGGCCACTGTGCCGATTTTGTTAGGGATCGCTCTTGTAGGCCTTGGAAGTTATTATGACTACAAGGCAGTAGTTTTATTCCCATATGCAATCTTGCTTCCATTGATAGCGTCTTTTACGACAATGTTATACTTTTTCCATTATTCCGGAGAGGAGATTGGAATACCGGACCTCAAGTGGATTCATGTTATTTTCATGTTTATCTTAGTGGGAGCTATTTTTGCAATCATAGCTATTCCCGTTATTTTGAGCCTAGAAAATATTTTTATAAGTCAGTTTATAGGCTTTATAATCCTGTTAATCTTGGTATTTCTTATACGCGGCTCTAGCAGGTAATATGGAATATCCCAAGAACTCTCTCCTCTTTTCTGAGATCGTTGAAGATTTTTATCGCTTCCTGGGTAGGTCTTTCAATAACTCTTTTCCCTTTCATCAGTTCTTTGCTCTCTGGGAGGAGGGAAAGTATGCCGTAAATTCCAGTTCCAACTACGAGCACATTAAAATCTTCTCCCATATACTCTTTTAACTCGTCAGGGTCGAGCTTATGGCTTGTACCATGTTTGTTTTTGGATATCCACTTCTTTCGCTTTTCAATCTTTCCGGAAGGGTAGATAACAATATCATGAGTATAGTCTACTCCATTCACAGTTATTCTCCCAAATTCCACTCTCTCAATCATTTTTCTCACCTAATAACTTTAAGGCATCGTTTATGATTTCTCTATGGTCAAAAGCAAGTTTAAGGTCTTTTAATTCACTAATTCCAAAAACTTTGGCCTCTTTAGCATCATCACCACCCTTTAATATGCCCTTGCCCTTGGCTAAAAAAGCTGTTGTGACGGTATGACCTCTTGGGTCTCTATTGGGGTCACTGTAAACTCCAATAAGCTTTATAAGTTCTACGTCAAGGCCTGTCTCTTCCTTTGCCTCTCTTATTGCTGCATCTTCTACCCTCTCACCATATTCTACAAATCCACCTGGTAGGGCCCAATGGTCTTTGTAGGGCTCATTACGGCGCTGTATCAGAACTATACCATCTTTATAGAGGATTACTAGGTCTACGGTTAAACCTATACACCGATGTGTTTCTACCCTAAGCTGGGGGTGTTTAGTCTCAATGAGCTTTTTTATTTCCTCTTTAAGAGGGGTGATATTGTACCCCTTTGGAGTTTTTATAAGCAGGATATATCTTTCCATATGAGACACCTTGCTTGATAATAACTCACGTGGATTCAACCAGTGTTTATTTCTCACTATCTACTTTCTCAACTTCTACAAATTTAGCATTTTCTGAAACCTCATTGAGTGAAAAATCAAAATTTCTTCGTTCTAAGAACATTGCCGTGAATGCGTTGGCGCTCTTCAGAGCTGGGATGAAGGGTAGTGTCTTGTAAAAGTAAGAGAAGGCCGCTAAAAATACATCTCCTGCCCCAGTAGATTCTTTAACGTCTTTTTTTATAGGTTTATAGAGATACTTTTGTCCTTCGTGATATGCAATCCCGCTTTCAGGGCCGTTAGATACCAACAAGACATCCACTTTTTTTGGATCTATATTA
This genomic stretch from Thermococcus sp. EP1 harbors:
- a CDS encoding ABC transporter ATP-binding protein; protein product: MIRVEGLSKKFGEKIVLDKISFSVNDGEIYGLLGPNGSGKSTTMKILVGILKPTAGKVDINGIDPSRDPIKVKEISGYVPETPVLYESLTPAEFFNFIASIRGIPENVLEERVNYLVEAFGIEEYLDQFIGTLSFGTQQKISLISALLHDPQVLILDEAMNGLDPKSARILRELLLEFKREGKSIIFSTHILPLAEMICDRIGLIYRGGLIVEGTIEELKEKAHEENLEDIFLKLTESKEEIYNIVQALKGAL
- a CDS encoding Mth938-like domain-containing protein, whose translation is MIERVEFGRITVNGVDYTHDIVIYPSGKIEKRKKWISKNKHGTSHKLDPDELKEYMGEDFNVLVVGTGIYGILSLLPESKELMKGKRVIERPTQEAIKIFNDLRKEERVLGIFHITC
- a CDS encoding NUDIX hydrolase; translated protein: MERYILLIKTPKGYNITPLKEEIKKLIETKHPQLRVETHRCIGLTVDLVILYKDGIVLIQRRNEPYKDHWALPGGFVEYGERVEDAAIREAKEETGLDVELIKLIGVYSDPNRDPRGHTVTTAFLAKGKGILKGGDDAKEAKVFGISELKDLKLAFDHREIINDALKLLGEKND